A part of Myxococcales bacterium genomic DNA contains:
- a CDS encoding cobalamin B12-binding domain-containing protein, translated as MQLVHKVRFVTAASLFDGHDAAIHVMRRILQSQGAEVIHLGHNRSVWSVIKAAIEEDVQGIAVSSYQGGHVEYFSYMLELLKKNDAADISIFGGGGGVIVPEEITLLCERGIKKIYSPQDGLNMGLVGMIQDMLGQCDRYASYPVSTLTLDKPSRREIARTISTLELGSDEKNPEYHTAKNELLKAIKGIGAARKKAPVIGIAGVGGAGKSSLIDEILARFLQAFPQKKIAVLSVDPTKIKSGGALLGDRIRFNSADNDRVFVRSIATREANISIARSAKDIVSYLKELDFDLVLLESAGIGQSDSSINEVSDASIYVMTPEYGAQSQLEKIDMLDSARLVVINKFDRPGSLDALRDVKKTFQRNHNLFDKNWQDMPVFGTSAHIFGDLGTNRFFNRFIKLLQEIDPNNEWQCESLSEGEPASRSLIPKKRSRYLSQLSECVREHHQKVDKQAQLYDRIENLQAVALEIHNDAALKELTQKIDELKNNVDIEMDEQVDNFFKKQKDYQNNRVSYQVRENKIDIDNNFESLSHLSMPKVQTPHIKRKSDAAYFVGKENLPGYFPYTAGVFPFKRVDEDPTRMFAGEGSPERTNKRFHYLSQGHGATRLSTAFDSVTLYGHDPDVRPDIYGKIGNAGVSVCSLDDAKRLYSGFDLIDPKTSVSMTINGPAPTMLAFFFNAAIDFEVESQLRKQGRWDASKKAIDDWFLKKNISQPRYRQQSLPKGHNGNGLGFLGLPSSLIVDEQFYQNVKDHVLKNVRGTIQADILKEEQAQNTCIYSVDFSLRMMGDCQEYFIKNQIKNFYSVSVSGYHIAEAGAHPITQLAFTLANGFTLLEYYRARGMKVDDFAHNFSFFFSNGMDPEYAVIGRVARRIWAIALKNIYGANERSQKLKYHIQTSGRSLHAQEMAFNDIRTTLQAFYAISDHCNSLHTNAFDEAITTPTEESVRRAVAIQMIINHELGMTKNENPLQGSYFIEDLTNKVEEAVLGVFEQLDARGGVLGAMETMYQRSKIQEESLEYEHKKHSGELKIIGVNTFLPKSQEKQEKIELMRSSKEEKELQVEQVRRMHSCFSVERKDALNKLKHAVLHQENSFPCLMEAAKYATIGEISQSFFEVGGAYRRAM; from the coding sequence ATGCAGCTTGTTCACAAAGTTCGTTTTGTTACTGCGGCGTCTTTATTTGATGGTCACGATGCGGCCATCCACGTCATGCGCCGTATTTTGCAATCTCAGGGCGCTGAAGTTATTCACCTGGGGCACAATCGTTCAGTATGGAGTGTGATCAAGGCGGCCATTGAAGAAGATGTGCAAGGCATTGCTGTATCGAGCTATCAGGGCGGGCATGTAGAATATTTTAGCTACATGCTTGAGCTGCTCAAAAAAAACGATGCAGCTGACATAAGTATTTTTGGCGGTGGTGGCGGCGTTATTGTTCCTGAAGAAATTACATTGCTGTGTGAGCGCGGAATCAAAAAAATTTATTCGCCCCAAGATGGTTTAAACATGGGTTTGGTCGGCATGATCCAAGATATGTTGGGGCAATGTGATAGATATGCTTCGTATCCCGTGAGCACACTCACTCTCGATAAGCCAAGCCGCAGAGAAATCGCTCGTACTATCAGTACACTTGAGCTTGGTTCAGATGAAAAAAACCCTGAATATCACACTGCTAAAAATGAATTACTAAAAGCCATAAAAGGGATTGGTGCAGCTAGAAAAAAAGCGCCGGTGATAGGTATAGCTGGTGTGGGAGGAGCGGGTAAAAGCTCATTGATCGATGAGATATTGGCTCGTTTCCTGCAGGCTTTTCCGCAAAAAAAGATAGCTGTTTTGAGTGTGGATCCCACCAAAATTAAAAGCGGTGGTGCACTCTTGGGTGATCGTATTCGTTTTAATAGCGCTGATAATGATCGTGTATTTGTGCGATCGATCGCCACGCGCGAAGCAAATATTTCTATTGCTCGCAGTGCTAAGGACATTGTTTCGTACCTAAAGGAACTTGATTTTGACCTGGTGCTTTTGGAAAGCGCAGGTATTGGTCAGAGCGATAGCAGCATCAATGAAGTGAGTGATGCATCAATCTATGTTATGACCCCCGAGTATGGTGCACAAAGTCAGCTTGAAAAAATCGATATGCTCGATAGTGCTCGATTGGTTGTCATCAATAAGTTTGACAGACCAGGAAGTCTTGATGCTTTGCGCGATGTAAAAAAAACCTTTCAAAGAAATCACAATTTATTTGATAAGAACTGGCAGGATATGCCGGTGTTTGGCACTAGCGCGCATATCTTTGGTGACTTGGGTACCAATCGTTTTTTCAACCGCTTTATAAAACTTTTGCAAGAGATCGATCCAAACAATGAGTGGCAGTGCGAGAGCTTGAGTGAAGGAGAGCCTGCATCACGAAGTCTCATTCCCAAAAAACGATCAAGATATTTATCGCAGCTTTCAGAGTGTGTTCGCGAGCACCATCAAAAAGTTGATAAGCAAGCACAGCTCTATGATCGTATCGAGAATTTGCAAGCTGTAGCTTTAGAGATCCATAACGATGCAGCCTTAAAAGAGCTCACACAAAAAATTGATGAGCTTAAAAATAATGTTGATATAGAAATGGATGAGCAGGTCGATAACTTTTTTAAAAAGCAAAAAGACTATCAAAATAATCGAGTAAGCTACCAAGTTCGTGAAAACAAAATCGATATCGATAATAACTTTGAATCGCTATCGCATTTATCCATGCCTAAAGTACAAACGCCACATATCAAGCGCAAAAGTGATGCGGCATATTTTGTTGGCAAAGAAAATTTGCCGGGATATTTTCCCTACACCGCGGGAGTGTTTCCTTTTAAGCGGGTTGATGAAGATCCAACCCGTATGTTTGCTGGCGAAGGATCGCCCGAGCGTACCAATAAGCGATTTCATTATTTAAGCCAAGGTCATGGTGCTACCAGATTATCGACGGCATTTGATTCAGTGACACTCTATGGGCACGATCCCGATGTGCGCCCAGATATTTATGGAAAGATCGGCAATGCAGGTGTTTCGGTCTGTTCTTTGGATGATGCCAAACGGCTTTATTCGGGCTTTGATCTGATCGATCCCAAAACTTCTGTCTCTATGACTATCAATGGCCCTGCACCAACCATGCTTGCTTTCTTTTTTAATGCAGCCATTGATTTTGAAGTGGAGTCGCAGCTTAGAAAGCAAGGGCGATGGGATGCTAGCAAAAAAGCGATTGATGATTGGTTTTTAAAGAAAAATATTTCTCAACCGCGCTATCGCCAACAATCCTTGCCTAAGGGACATAATGGCAATGGCTTAGGGTTTTTGGGACTTCCATCAAGTTTAATAGTTGATGAGCAGTTTTATCAAAATGTGAAGGATCATGTTTTAAAAAATGTTAGGGGAACTATTCAGGCGGACATTTTAAAAGAAGAACAAGCGCAAAACACTTGTATTTACTCGGTAGATTTTTCTTTGAGAATGATGGGTGATTGCCAAGAATATTTTATAAAAAATCAGATCAAGAATTTTTATAGTGTGAGCGTAAGCGGTTATCACATTGCTGAAGCGGGTGCTCACCCCATAACCCAGTTAGCGTTTACTTTGGCCAACGGCTTTACTTTGCTTGAATATTATCGGGCACGTGGGATGAAGGTCGATGACTTTGCTCACAACTTTAGTTTCTTTTTTTCAAATGGGATGGACCCTGAATATGCTGTGATAGGCCGTGTTGCACGCAGAATTTGGGCCATTGCTCTAAAAAATATCTATGGTGCTAACGAACGAAGTCAAAAGCTCAAATATCATATTCAAACCTCTGGGCGTTCATTGCATGCTCAGGAGATGGCCTTTAACGATATTCGGACTACGCTACAAGCATTTTATGCTATCAGCGATCATTGTAATTCTTTGCACACTAATGCATTTGATGAAGCTATTACCACTCCTACAGAAGAATCGGTGCGTAGAGCAGTAGCTATCCAGATGATCATCAATCATGAACTGGGAATGACCAAAAATGAAAATCCGCTTCAAGGATCTTATTTTATTGAAGATTTAACCAACAAAGTTGAAGAAGCGGTGTTAGGGGTCTTTGAGCAGCTGGATGCCCGCGGTGGGGTTTTGGGAGCGATGGAAACTATGTATCAACGCTCTAAAATTCAAGAGGAAAGTCTTGAGTATGAACACAAAAAACATTCGGGTGAGCTTAAAATTATTGGGGTCAATACATTTTTGCCCAAGTCCCAAGAAAAGCAGGAAAAAATTGAGTTAATGCGTTCTAGTAAAGAAGAAAAAGAGCTGCAGGTTGAGCAGGTTAGAAGAATGCATTCATGTTTTAGTGTGGAACGCAAAGATGCATTGAATAAACTTAAGCATGCAGTTTTGCATCAAGAAAATAGCTTTCCTTGTCTGATGGAAGCTGCCAAGTACGCAACTATTGGAGAAATCAGCCAAAGTTTCTTTGAGGTGGGCGGGGCCTATCGTAGAGCTATGTGA
- a CDS encoding TlyA family RNA methyltransferase, which yields MKKPAKIALDQLLVERSLAPDLQRARSLIMAGEVIVEDHCVDKAGTKFRSDVVLRLRSQEHNFVSRGGLKLEHALKRWNIDATDAICMDVGASTGGFSEVLLQHGAKKVYAIDVGYGQLAHKLRIDKRVVNLERTHILKLDDEIISPKPSLVVIDLSFISLTKVLGRIVELLSKPACVIALVKPQFEASKEDIGEGGIVTDDEVRKAAVEKIKIFAQELGFVVKGVETSPICGAKGNVEYLLALFID from the coding sequence ATGAAAAAGCCTGCAAAAATTGCCCTTGACCAACTGCTGGTGGAGCGATCGCTTGCGCCTGATCTGCAGCGTGCTCGTAGCTTGATCATGGCAGGTGAGGTGATCGTTGAAGATCATTGTGTGGATAAGGCGGGCACTAAATTTCGATCGGATGTTGTTCTACGTTTGCGTAGCCAAGAACATAATTTTGTCTCTCGCGGCGGGCTTAAACTTGAACATGCGCTCAAGCGTTGGAATATCGATGCGACTGATGCCATTTGTATGGATGTGGGAGCGTCCACTGGGGGATTTAGTGAAGTCTTGCTCCAGCATGGCGCCAAAAAAGTCTACGCCATTGACGTGGGTTATGGTCAGCTTGCGCATAAACTGCGCATCGATAAGCGCGTGGTTAATCTTGAACGAACTCATATTCTAAAACTTGATGATGAAATAATTTCTCCTAAACCATCACTTGTGGTGATCGATCTTAGTTTTATTTCGCTCACCAAAGTGCTGGGACGCATTGTAGAGCTGCTCTCAAAGCCTGCTTGTGTAATCGCTTTGGTTAAACCTCAGTTTGAAGCGAGCAAAGAAGATATCGGTGAAGGAGGTATCGTCACTGATGATGAAGTGCGAAAGGCTGCCGTGGAAAAAATTAAAATCTTCGCCCAAGAACTCGGCTTTGTGGTTAAGGGGGTAGAGACAAGCCCAATTTGTGGTGCTAAGGGAAACGTAGAATATTTGCTTGCTTTATTTATTGATTGA
- the mnmE gene encoding tRNA uridine-5-carboxymethylaminomethyl(34) synthesis GTPase MnmE — MSLDIACQDSICALSTPQGYGALAIVRISGPLTMQIFSQIFRKHKGDIEAMRAMHGAVISHDGSIIDDVMALLFKGKNSFTGEDSAEIHCHGNPLIIDQIIERVCSLGARLAKPGEFSMRSVLNGKIDLVQAESIADLIHAETTAAKEAALQGVRGGLADKTKSIKEMIISVLAEMEARMDFPDEELGSYDKNFLLGRIDEGVLLLKKLLDGADYGIKLHEGARIVICGLPNAGKSTLLNQLSGQERAIVHDSAGTTRDVLEARIDLDGVPVVLVDVAGIREVDLENDIEKIGIDKALDELDKAHAVIWLGDGGSEHPFSDVRINEKLKDIPAPLLYVLNKSDVALKNSSDVLTISAKYGHNIDELKRALKKMIVKETTSVREIYVTRARQREELNEALNGLKESYRALELSLVDEVVASELRRAGLAFERLFGMDLSESVLDTIFSQFCIGK; from the coding sequence ATGTCTCTTGATATTGCCTGCCAAGATAGCATCTGCGCACTTTCTACTCCTCAAGGTTATGGTGCCTTGGCTATCGTGCGAATTTCTGGCCCTTTGACCATGCAGATTTTCTCGCAAATTTTTAGAAAACATAAAGGCGATATAGAAGCCATGCGAGCCATGCATGGTGCGGTGATAAGTCATGATGGCTCTATTATCGATGACGTCATGGCACTGTTATTTAAAGGAAAAAATAGTTTTACCGGTGAGGATAGTGCAGAGATACACTGTCATGGCAATCCGCTTATCATCGATCAAATCATAGAGAGAGTGTGTTCTTTGGGTGCAAGGTTGGCAAAGCCAGGAGAGTTTTCCATGCGCTCGGTGCTCAATGGCAAAATTGATTTGGTTCAGGCGGAGAGCATTGCTGATCTTATTCATGCTGAAACCACTGCGGCAAAAGAAGCAGCTTTGCAGGGCGTGCGTGGAGGTCTGGCTGACAAAACAAAGAGCATTAAAGAAATGATAATTTCCGTGCTGGCTGAAATGGAAGCGCGGATGGATTTTCCTGACGAAGAATTAGGCAGTTACGATAAAAATTTTTTGCTTGGGCGCATCGATGAAGGAGTTTTGCTCTTAAAAAAACTTCTTGATGGAGCAGATTATGGCATCAAGCTTCATGAGGGAGCACGTATTGTAATCTGCGGTTTGCCCAATGCGGGAAAATCAACTTTGCTCAATCAATTATCTGGCCAAGAGCGAGCCATAGTTCATGACAGTGCTGGCACCACACGAGATGTGTTGGAAGCTCGCATCGATCTTGATGGTGTGCCAGTGGTCTTGGTTGATGTGGCGGGCATTCGTGAAGTTGATTTAGAAAATGATATTGAAAAGATTGGGATCGATAAAGCACTTGACGAGTTAGACAAAGCTCATGCGGTGATCTGGTTGGGTGATGGTGGCAGTGAACATCCTTTTTCAGATGTTCGCATCAATGAAAAGTTAAAAGATATTCCAGCGCCTTTGCTCTACGTGCTCAATAAATCTGATGTGGCTTTGAAAAATTCGTCGGATGTGCTCACTATCTCAGCAAAATATGGCCACAACATCGATGAGTTGAAGCGTGCATTAAAAAAAATGATCGTCAAAGAAACTACTTCAGTGCGGGAAATCTATGTCACAAGGGCGCGTCAGCGTGAAGAGCTAAATGAAGCGCTCAACGGGCTTAAAGAATCGTATCGAGCATTGGAATTATCTTTGGTGGATGAGGTTGTTGCATCTGAGCTTAGAAGAGCTGGTTTAGCTTTTGAGCGGCTCTTTGGTATGGATCTATCTGAAAGCGTGCTCGATACAATTTTTAGTCAGTTTTGTATTGGAAAATAA